In the genome of Myxococcus stipitatus, one region contains:
- a CDS encoding GDSL-type esterase/lipase family protein — MTHLEVGWGGWRAVLHVLACGGLLAACEVGSEARPLSPPLPPPPAVGVSPPRQVPVPAPPVATRRVVPEPQARTLANQALALKLGAVGARVDDPCVAPSAAGCGRTALAPFFESLDALSAGTASTPTVIEAFGNSLIAGDRIVDILREDLGAGFGAAGRGVLLVDRMAPYGGRGRTGYSKGGWQPRTLGELRKPPHLFGITGVYHVATAAKARSRFKLEGEPHGTLWWLDVPDAGALTVMSGDTVLARTEPSGSGLSKSTRFVLPAGATAVDVVAEGKGAVVQGVVLQQARPGIVLDMLGVPSADASLYARLEDGALRSQLAEREPRLLVFFLGGNESKRLEWKRTDLKTLREDLGTLLRRARAAAPSSACLVVGPMDAVRDAKDRGKAFTQRPFLEAVVSAEREVTLAEGCAFFNLYEAMGGKGSLERFHRSGYMHDDLVHPRGRGLDVLGHLVTDALLRAWAETPPSAGSVATRVPVTAETPP, encoded by the coding sequence ATGACGCATCTGGAAGTCGGGTGGGGTGGCTGGCGGGCCGTGCTCCACGTTCTGGCCTGCGGTGGCCTGCTGGCCGCCTGTGAAGTGGGGTCCGAGGCTCGCCCCCTCTCTCCTCCATTGCCTCCTCCTCCGGCGGTGGGGGTGTCACCCCCTCGACAGGTTCCCGTCCCCGCGCCGCCGGTGGCGACCCGCCGGGTGGTGCCCGAGCCCCAGGCGCGTACGCTCGCCAACCAGGCGCTGGCGTTGAAGCTGGGCGCCGTGGGGGCCCGGGTGGATGACCCATGTGTCGCGCCGTCCGCGGCGGGCTGTGGCCGCACCGCGCTGGCGCCCTTCTTCGAGTCGCTGGACGCGCTGTCCGCGGGCACGGCGTCCACGCCCACCGTCATCGAGGCCTTCGGCAACTCGCTCATCGCGGGCGACCGCATCGTGGACATCCTCCGCGAGGACCTGGGCGCGGGCTTCGGCGCGGCGGGCCGGGGCGTGCTGCTGGTGGACCGCATGGCGCCGTACGGTGGACGCGGCCGCACGGGCTACAGCAAGGGCGGGTGGCAGCCGCGCACGCTGGGCGAGCTGCGCAAGCCGCCGCATCTGTTCGGCATCACCGGCGTGTACCACGTGGCCACCGCGGCCAAGGCGCGCAGCCGCTTCAAGCTGGAGGGCGAGCCGCACGGCACGCTGTGGTGGCTGGATGTCCCCGACGCCGGCGCGCTCACGGTGATGAGCGGCGACACGGTGCTCGCGCGGACGGAGCCCTCGGGCAGTGGCCTGTCGAAGTCCACGCGCTTCGTGCTGCCCGCGGGCGCCACGGCGGTGGACGTGGTGGCCGAGGGCAAGGGCGCGGTGGTGCAGGGCGTGGTGCTCCAGCAGGCGCGGCCCGGCATCGTCCTGGACATGCTCGGGGTGCCGTCGGCGGACGCGAGCCTCTATGCGCGGCTGGAGGACGGCGCGCTGCGCTCGCAGCTCGCGGAGCGGGAGCCTCGGCTGCTGGTGTTCTTCCTGGGCGGCAACGAGTCCAAGCGCCTGGAGTGGAAGCGCACGGACTTGAAGACCCTGCGCGAGGACCTGGGCACGCTGCTGCGCCGGGCCCGTGCCGCGGCGCCGTCCAGTGCGTGCCTGGTGGTGGGGCCGATGGACGCGGTGCGCGACGCGAAGGACCGAGGCAAGGCCTTCACCCAGCGCCCCTTCCTGGAGGCCGTCGTCAGCGCGGAGCGGGAGGTGACGCTGGCGGAGGGCTGTGCCTTCTTCAACCTCTACGAGGCCATGGGCGGCAAGGGCTCGCTGGAGCGCTTCCACCGGTCCGGTTACATGCACGATGACCTGGTGCATCCGCGTGGACGCGGGCTGGATGTGCTGGGGCACCTGGTCACGGATGCGCTGCTGCGGGCGTGGGCGGAGACGCCGCCGTCCGCTGGCTCCGTGGCGACGCGGGTGCCTGTCACCGCGGAGACTCCGCCATGA
- a CDS encoding MarR family transcriptional regulator has product MPHSKKRVDPLHLNEQLCFTLYSTVHLLNRTYRPLLEKLGLTYPQYLAMLVLWEEDDITVKALGERLLLDSGTLTPLLKRLETAGFVKRERDVLDERQVRIRLTATGRALRTKAESVPMAILESSGCALEELQDLKARVLSIRESLSSRLEREPAPTSAGRRKKQE; this is encoded by the coding sequence ATGCCCCACTCCAAGAAGCGCGTGGATCCGCTGCACCTGAACGAGCAGCTCTGTTTCACTCTCTACTCGACGGTGCACCTGCTCAACCGCACGTACCGGCCGCTCCTGGAGAAGCTGGGCCTCACCTACCCCCAGTACCTGGCCATGCTCGTGCTCTGGGAGGAGGACGACATCACGGTGAAGGCGCTGGGGGAGCGGCTGCTGCTGGACTCGGGGACGCTGACGCCGCTGCTCAAGCGCCTGGAGACCGCGGGGTTCGTCAAGCGGGAGCGGGACGTCCTGGACGAGCGGCAGGTGCGCATCCGCCTGACCGCGACGGGCCGCGCCCTGCGCACCAAGGCGGAGTCCGTGCCCATGGCCATCCTGGAGTCCTCCGGCTGCGCGCTGGAGGAGCTGCAGGACCTCAAGGCGCGCGTGCTCTCCATCCGCGAGTCCTTGAGCTCGCGGCTGGAGCGTGAACCCGCGCCGACGAGCGCGGGCCGGCGCAAGAAGCAGGAGTAA
- a CDS encoding ATP-dependent helicase HrpB encodes MTSPLTAAPSMLPPLATQSQGGAPAEKLEASRFDGVLTDKAQGMTSMGTPRDVSSVGVVPPVAGTAKSVFNGISRFVRELEVGQGVLDGIIQSASSGARFSNTELLSLQASMYRYAQALDLVSRVVEKGSSGLKDVLKTQV; translated from the coding sequence ATGACCAGCCCGCTGACGGCTGCCCCCTCGATGTTGCCGCCCCTGGCGACCCAGTCCCAGGGCGGCGCTCCAGCCGAAAAGCTCGAGGCCTCTCGATTCGATGGCGTCCTGACGGACAAGGCTCAAGGAATGACAAGCATGGGCACGCCGAGGGATGTCTCCTCGGTGGGCGTGGTTCCTCCCGTCGCGGGCACCGCGAAGAGTGTCTTCAATGGCATCTCCCGGTTCGTCCGGGAGCTGGAGGTCGGTCAGGGCGTGTTGGATGGCATCATCCAGTCCGCGTCGTCCGGCGCGCGCTTCTCCAACACGGAGCTGCTGTCGCTCCAGGCCTCCATGTATCGCTATGCCCAGGCGTTGGACCTGGTGAGCCGCGTCGTCGAGAAGGGCTCCAGCGGCTTGAAGGACGTCCTCAAGACGCAGGTGTAG
- a CDS encoding NAD(P)-dependent oxidoreductase codes for MTASNVTASNVKPVLIIGGSGVVGRRALKALRDLHPELPVRIGARDMTKAAALAKDIGHAEAVRVDLERDDLGLAPDAAFSAVVVLLKDDSLRSMKYAQDHRLPYVSFSDFAFDIGPAVGRYIQRPQDSAVLLLGNFLGGTAALAALHFAREFKKVHAIYLSGIFDEEDVGGPAASGDMVRLQKSVPSPLILKDGKFIWASNEEDANRTFQGVDGTSWKGHAYPLLDVATLAASTGASTVRLDMAVRSVSQRAPGKGPGHELIIEIEGELPDGTTARVRHSLVDGDVHSGLSGRGVALAVERLLGLKGGAPVAPGLYSPEGILDPAYVVERLRHWGTVVERG; via the coding sequence ATGACTGCCTCGAACGTGACCGCCTCGAACGTGAAACCTGTCCTCATCATCGGTGGCTCTGGCGTCGTCGGACGCCGGGCCCTGAAGGCGCTGCGCGACCTCCACCCGGAGCTGCCCGTGCGGATTGGCGCCCGCGACATGACCAAGGCCGCGGCGCTGGCGAAGGACATCGGCCACGCGGAGGCCGTGCGCGTCGACCTGGAACGCGATGACCTGGGCCTGGCTCCCGACGCGGCCTTCAGCGCCGTGGTGGTGCTGCTCAAGGACGACTCGCTGCGCTCCATGAAGTACGCGCAGGACCACCGGCTGCCCTACGTGTCCTTCTCCGACTTCGCGTTCGATATCGGCCCGGCCGTCGGACGCTACATCCAGCGGCCCCAGGACTCCGCGGTCCTCCTGCTCGGCAACTTCCTGGGCGGCACCGCCGCGCTCGCCGCGCTTCACTTCGCGCGCGAGTTCAAGAAGGTCCACGCCATCTACCTCTCCGGCATCTTCGACGAGGAGGACGTGGGCGGCCCCGCGGCCTCCGGCGACATGGTGCGGCTCCAGAAGTCGGTGCCCAGTCCGCTCATCCTCAAGGACGGGAAGTTCATTTGGGCCTCGAACGAAGAGGACGCCAACCGAACCTTCCAGGGCGTGGATGGAACTTCGTGGAAGGGGCACGCCTATCCCCTCCTCGACGTGGCCACGCTCGCCGCGTCGACGGGCGCGAGCACCGTGCGGCTGGACATGGCGGTGCGCTCCGTGTCCCAGCGCGCGCCCGGCAAGGGCCCTGGCCATGAGCTCATCATCGAAATCGAGGGCGAGCTGCCGGATGGGACGACGGCCCGCGTGCGCCACTCGCTCGTGGATGGCGACGTGCACTCCGGCTTGAGCGGACGCGGCGTGGCGCTCGCGGTGGAGCGGTTGCTGGGCCTCAAGGGAGGCGCGCCTGTTGCGCCAGGATTGTACTCGCCCGAGGGCATCCTCGACCCGGCTTATGTGGTTGAGCGCTTGCGCCACTGGGGAACAGTTGTCGAACGAGGGTAA
- a CDS encoding NAD(P)-dependent oxidoreductase, whose protein sequence is MSTHKQHPVLIVGGSGVVGSLAAKELRRLQPTLPITIGGRDLARAEAVARELGHADATRVDLTRADLGQPPERAYSAVVMFLKDDSLNSLRYAQAQGVPYQGISTALFEVAPEVALHMARPGRSAILMNGTWLVGSAIAAVLHFAREFKTLDSIAIGGVLDEQDVGGPAAYADLDRMTKSAANALLLEKGQWRWVDSTEGVRMFRDSTGLEVQGQAYSLLDPTALAAATGAKSVRSDVFIGTSASRRRGEPYSTEIIIELEGTRPDGTHARTRHELIHPAGQAPMTAVGVAVGVERLLGLVGGAPVAPGLYLPTVLIEPEYHLRRLQESGLQVRGA, encoded by the coding sequence ATGTCCACGCACAAACAGCACCCCGTCCTCATCGTTGGAGGCTCCGGCGTCGTCGGTTCCCTGGCGGCCAAGGAGCTGCGCCGCCTCCAGCCCACGCTGCCCATCACCATTGGAGGACGGGACCTGGCCCGCGCCGAAGCCGTGGCGCGCGAGCTGGGCCACGCCGATGCGACGCGCGTGGACCTGACCCGCGCGGACCTGGGCCAGCCCCCGGAGCGCGCCTACAGCGCCGTCGTCATGTTCCTGAAGGACGACTCCCTCAACTCGCTGCGCTACGCCCAGGCGCAAGGCGTGCCCTATCAGGGCATCTCCACCGCGCTGTTCGAGGTCGCTCCCGAGGTCGCCCTCCACATGGCGCGGCCTGGGCGCTCCGCCATCCTCATGAATGGCACGTGGCTGGTGGGCTCGGCCATCGCCGCGGTGCTCCACTTCGCTCGCGAGTTCAAGACGCTGGACTCCATCGCCATCGGCGGCGTGCTCGACGAGCAGGACGTGGGCGGCCCCGCCGCGTACGCGGACCTGGACCGCATGACGAAGTCCGCGGCCAACGCGCTCCTCCTGGAGAAGGGCCAGTGGCGCTGGGTGGACAGCACCGAGGGCGTGCGCATGTTCCGCGACTCCACGGGGCTGGAGGTGCAAGGGCAGGCGTACTCCCTGCTGGACCCCACCGCCCTCGCGGCGGCGACGGGCGCGAAGTCCGTCCGCTCCGACGTCTTCATCGGAACCTCCGCCTCGCGTCGCCGGGGGGAGCCGTACTCCACCGAAATCATCATCGAGCTCGAGGGCACCCGCCCTGACGGCACGCACGCCCGCACGCGCCACGAGCTCATCCACCCGGCGGGACAAGCCCCCATGACCGCGGTGGGAGTCGCCGTGGGGGTCGAGCGCCTGCTGGGCCTTGTGGGCGGAGCCCCCGTCGCACCGGGGCTCTACCTGCCCACCGTCCTCATCGAGCCCGAGTACCACCTGCGCCGCCTCCAGGAGTCCGGCCTCCAGGTCCGCGGCGCGTAA
- a CDS encoding TetR/AcrR family transcriptional regulator — protein sequence MGETSSKKMPKAQRREQLLDVAFTLVREEGTDALTLARLAERAGVSKPISYEHFETRSGLLMAMYERIDARQVTLLREALQKTKRKLEDVAKVMSAAYMSCYRTSGPEQHAITAALKGDERMEAFYQGVLDRYVAFYAETLEPFCELPKETLRQRCVGIIGAAEAISRDMLREAVSENVASATLASLIIAWLSARK from the coding sequence ATGGGCGAGACCTCATCCAAGAAGATGCCGAAGGCGCAGCGTCGGGAGCAGTTGCTCGACGTGGCGTTCACCCTGGTGCGGGAGGAAGGCACGGACGCGCTGACGCTCGCGCGCCTGGCCGAGCGGGCGGGGGTCAGCAAGCCCATCTCCTATGAGCACTTCGAGACGCGCTCGGGCCTGCTGATGGCGATGTACGAGCGCATCGACGCGCGGCAGGTCACCCTGCTGCGCGAGGCGCTCCAGAAGACGAAGCGGAAGCTGGAGGACGTGGCCAAGGTGATGAGCGCCGCGTACATGAGCTGCTATCGGACGAGCGGCCCGGAGCAGCACGCCATCACCGCGGCGCTCAAGGGCGACGAGCGGATGGAGGCCTTCTATCAAGGGGTGCTCGACCGCTACGTGGCCTTCTATGCGGAGACGCTCGAGCCGTTCTGCGAGCTGCCGAAGGAGACGCTGCGACAGCGCTGCGTGGGCATCATCGGCGCGGCGGAGGCCATCTCGAGGGACATGCTGCGGGAGGCGGTCTCGGAGAACGTGGCCTCGGCGACGTTGGCTTCGCTCATCATCGCGTGGCTGTCGGCGCGCAAGTAG
- a CDS encoding LysR family transcriptional regulator, which yields MLESVTIDQLRTLQAVAEEGSFSAAARSLGQGQPAVSQAMQRLEKQLGMRLFDRSSRVPRLTAKGEAVVAATRRLHDDLATFQAVVGRIKSGEETKLALVVDAMFPTEALVSFVKELAKAHPGVELSLEVELLAAVTERLRERKATLGIAGSDADLSGLEQRPIALMKMLPVVAPSHPLAAVKGVITEEQLATATQLVLSERLPEGKAGTADRGVFSPRSWRVADLMTKHALILGGLGWGHEPEHLVREDLAAGRLVQLRLAAWEGGPPPQRTLALVRRKGTPLGPVATWAANRLTALCQLALDEG from the coding sequence GTGCTCGAAAGTGTCACCATCGACCAGTTGAGGACGCTCCAGGCGGTGGCGGAGGAAGGCAGCTTCTCCGCGGCGGCCCGGAGCCTGGGCCAGGGACAGCCCGCGGTCAGCCAGGCGATGCAGCGGCTGGAGAAGCAGCTCGGGATGCGGTTGTTCGACCGCAGCAGCCGGGTGCCTCGGCTGACGGCGAAGGGAGAGGCTGTCGTCGCGGCGACGCGGCGGCTGCATGACGACCTGGCCACGTTCCAGGCGGTGGTGGGCCGCATCAAGAGCGGCGAGGAGACGAAGCTCGCGCTGGTGGTCGACGCGATGTTCCCCACGGAGGCGCTGGTCTCCTTCGTGAAGGAGCTGGCGAAGGCGCACCCGGGCGTGGAGCTCTCGCTGGAGGTGGAGCTGCTGGCGGCGGTGACGGAGCGCCTGCGGGAGCGCAAGGCGACGCTGGGCATCGCGGGCTCGGATGCGGACCTCTCCGGACTGGAGCAGCGGCCCATCGCGCTCATGAAGATGCTGCCCGTCGTGGCGCCTTCACATCCGTTGGCGGCGGTGAAGGGCGTCATCACGGAGGAGCAGCTCGCCACCGCGACGCAGCTCGTGCTGAGCGAGCGGCTGCCCGAGGGGAAGGCGGGCACGGCGGACCGGGGTGTGTTCTCGCCGAGGAGCTGGCGGGTCGCGGACCTGATGACGAAACATGCGCTCATCCTGGGAGGGCTCGGCTGGGGTCATGAGCCCGAGCACCTGGTGCGCGAGGACCTGGCGGCGGGGAGGCTCGTGCAGCTTCGGCTCGCGGCCTGGGAGGGAGGACCTCCGCCGCAGCGCACGCTCGCGCTCGTGCGGAGGAAGGGGACCCCGCTGGGGCCCGTGGCGACGTGGGCCGCGAATCGACTCACGGCGCTGTGTCAGCTCGCGCTCGACGAGGGTTGA
- a CDS encoding macro domain-containing protein encodes MPSFFVSGDLLRQEGLDALAHGCNCAGAMGKGIAVEFRARFPKMYAEYKQRCADGRFRLGDVFTWTEGGMTVFNLGTQKTWRTKAELGSLESAVVKMVQEAEAKGLKRVGLPRIGAGLGGLPWESVRALLLRIGESTRVSLVVFEDFVPGVTVELP; translated from the coding sequence ATGCCCAGTTTTTTCGTGAGTGGGGACCTGCTGCGGCAGGAAGGGTTGGATGCTCTTGCGCATGGGTGCAACTGCGCTGGCGCCATGGGCAAGGGCATTGCCGTCGAGTTTCGCGCGCGCTTTCCGAAGATGTACGCCGAGTACAAGCAGCGCTGTGCGGACGGCCGCTTCCGACTGGGAGACGTGTTCACCTGGACCGAGGGGGGAATGACGGTCTTCAACCTTGGGACTCAGAAGACCTGGCGGACGAAGGCGGAGCTGGGGTCGCTCGAGAGTGCTGTCGTCAAGATGGTCCAAGAGGCGGAAGCCAAAGGGCTGAAGCGAGTCGGTCTCCCGCGCATTGGCGCAGGGCTTGGCGGACTTCCCTGGGAGTCCGTGCGAGCGCTCTTGCTTCGCATCGGGGAGAGCACCCGCGTGAGTCTGGTCGTCTTCGAGGATTTCGTTCCTGGCGTGACGGTAGAGCTTCCGTAG
- a CDS encoding pirin family protein → MSTTTQTLSSSTVHTALPRARTLESVHGGGPLHWVGDGFRVKTVVPSGGISQERVSPFLLLDHHPPYDYAPLAQGQRGVGWHPHRGFETVTLAFQGHVAHRDNAGHSGVIGPGDVQWMTAASGILHEEYHEQAFSRRGGPFEMLQLWVNLPRTHKKDAPGYQPITAAQIPTVSIDGGTVRVIAGQFGDTRGPARTFTPITLLDVHLRAGSDLHVALPKHHNTLVLVASGRISSGGEQASQGDVALFANDGDFLTLRADEDTHLLVLSGEPIREPIVHYGPFVMNSQREVIEAIHDFEAGRFGSVPEDAPGATS, encoded by the coding sequence ATGAGCACGACGACCCAGACCCTCTCTTCCTCCACCGTTCACACCGCGCTGCCTCGCGCCCGGACGCTCGAGAGCGTCCATGGCGGCGGGCCCCTCCACTGGGTCGGCGATGGCTTCCGCGTGAAGACCGTCGTCCCCAGCGGCGGCATCTCCCAGGAGCGTGTCAGCCCCTTCCTGCTTCTCGACCACCATCCGCCCTATGACTACGCCCCCCTGGCCCAGGGCCAGCGCGGCGTGGGCTGGCACCCTCACCGGGGCTTCGAGACCGTGACGCTCGCCTTCCAGGGCCACGTCGCCCACCGCGACAACGCGGGCCACTCGGGCGTCATCGGCCCGGGCGACGTGCAGTGGATGACGGCCGCGTCCGGCATCCTCCACGAGGAGTACCACGAGCAGGCCTTCTCCCGACGCGGAGGCCCCTTCGAGATGCTCCAGCTCTGGGTCAACCTGCCTCGCACCCACAAGAAGGACGCGCCGGGCTACCAGCCCATCACCGCGGCCCAGATTCCCACCGTCTCCATCGACGGCGGCACCGTGCGAGTCATCGCGGGTCAGTTCGGCGACACCCGAGGCCCCGCCAGGACTTTCACCCCCATCACCCTGCTCGACGTCCATCTGCGGGCAGGCTCGGACCTCCATGTCGCGCTGCCGAAGCACCACAACACGCTCGTCCTCGTCGCCTCCGGCCGCATCTCGTCCGGCGGTGAGCAGGCCTCCCAGGGAGACGTCGCCCTCTTCGCCAATGACGGCGACTTCCTGACCCTGCGCGCGGACGAGGACACCCACCTGCTCGTCCTCTCCGGCGAGCCCATCCGCGAGCCCATCGTCCACTACGGCCCGTTCGTCATGAACAGCCAACGCGAAGTCATCGAAGCCATCCATGACTTCGAGGCCGGACGCTTCGGCTCCGTCCCCGAGGACGCCCCCGGCGCCACCTCGTAG
- a CDS encoding LysR family transcriptional regulator: MNLSAIDLNLFLVLHAVLETGSATEAARQLHVTQSAVSNALARLRELLGDPLLVRSGRGLTPTPRCEELRPFLTNAVAQLQVVVDGQRFNPTESTRRFTMANADNQDLYDVPRVVEAFARRLPRARLRVVSLDFLIGASGLETGEVDVVLAPWQVASQQGYFAEDLYEEEVSFVVREDHPRLRGPLMTVEEFNASSLIDLVLTQGRPGIGHRLFEQFGREHGLVLNSALSVSHFMAAGMAATRTDYVAGMPNRMAEALCAMLPLRKLKLVPSPPPMTMSLMWHARTHLDPGARFLRQLILEVLRDGSVGRMPARAKEPKGAGTSRRARGR, translated from the coding sequence ATGAACCTGTCCGCCATCGACCTCAATCTGTTCCTCGTCCTGCATGCCGTGCTGGAGACAGGCAGCGCGACCGAGGCAGCCCGTCAGCTCCACGTCACGCAGTCCGCGGTGAGCAACGCGCTGGCGCGGCTGCGGGAGCTGTTGGGGGACCCGCTGCTGGTGCGCAGCGGGCGCGGGCTGACGCCGACGCCTCGGTGTGAGGAGCTGCGGCCGTTCCTGACGAACGCGGTGGCGCAGCTGCAGGTCGTTGTGGACGGGCAGCGCTTCAATCCCACGGAGAGCACGCGCCGCTTCACGATGGCCAACGCGGACAACCAGGACCTGTATGACGTGCCGCGGGTGGTGGAGGCGTTCGCCCGGCGCTTGCCGCGGGCGCGGCTCCGGGTGGTGAGCCTCGACTTCCTCATCGGGGCGAGCGGCCTGGAGACGGGGGAGGTGGATGTGGTGCTGGCGCCGTGGCAGGTGGCGTCGCAGCAGGGGTACTTCGCGGAGGACCTCTACGAGGAGGAGGTGTCCTTCGTCGTCCGCGAGGACCACCCGAGGTTGCGGGGGCCGCTGATGACGGTGGAGGAGTTCAATGCCTCCAGCCTCATCGACCTGGTGTTGACGCAGGGGCGGCCGGGAATCGGGCATCGCCTCTTCGAGCAGTTCGGCAGGGAGCATGGCCTGGTGCTCAACTCGGCGCTGTCGGTGTCTCACTTCATGGCCGCGGGCATGGCCGCGACGCGGACGGATTATGTCGCGGGGATGCCGAATCGGATGGCGGAGGCGCTGTGCGCCATGCTGCCGCTGCGGAAGTTGAAGCTGGTGCCGAGTCCTCCGCCCATGACCATGTCGCTGATGTGGCATGCGCGCACGCACCTGGACCCGGGGGCGCGGTTCCTCCGGCAGTTGATTCTCGAGGTGCTGCGGGATGGCAGCGTGGGGCGGATGCCGGCGCGTGCGAAGGAGCCCAAGGGGGCGGGCACTTCGCGACGGGCGCGAGGCCGCTGA
- a CDS encoding HAMP domain-containing sensor histidine kinase has product MSLRAWLAATLGGLALLTFIAATALIVVTNAQNRSANTLGNSVEGLHLAEELEIDLLIHFRLSGVGGSVDTSSSQFVRGRTLQGVEASFPQLLNGLRQNATSEAERSLIREVDAAFNRYLAAQRAAARLPLSQRMSRSIPSLDSALDSLEQLVQFNVDEAREAREASADLNRMGNVVGLVLCGLLLVSLAASTLLLRKIALQPLKDISQAMRRFGAGRKRTRAPVAGPTELRDMARTFNEMANGLTHQQEQQLAFLAGVAHELRNPLSALKLSTALSERSRAPLTPERMERTLALVRRQVERLDRMVGDLLDATRIEAGKLELRPQVCDARVLARDVVELYRSSDSGHTLQLDVPDVPVPVRVDPDRLEQVLTNLVSNALKYSPSGSRVDVIVRREESRVFLSVRDQGIGLSEDEKRLLYAPFQRLGTASSKRAPGVGLGLSVARRIVEAHGGDIEVESTPGVGSTFSVRLALAATMEVEGPSVLPDSLH; this is encoded by the coding sequence ATGAGCCTGCGTGCCTGGCTTGCCGCCACCTTGGGTGGCCTGGCCCTGTTGACGTTCATCGCCGCCACCGCGCTCATCGTCGTGACGAACGCGCAGAACCGTTCGGCGAACACGCTGGGCAACTCGGTGGAGGGGCTCCATCTGGCGGAGGAGCTGGAGATCGACCTGCTCATCCACTTCCGCTTGAGTGGCGTCGGTGGGAGCGTGGACACGTCCTCCTCGCAGTTCGTGCGCGGGCGGACGCTCCAGGGCGTCGAGGCCTCGTTCCCCCAGCTGCTGAACGGGCTGCGGCAGAATGCCACCAGCGAGGCGGAGCGGTCGCTCATCCGGGAGGTGGACGCGGCCTTCAATCGCTACCTGGCGGCGCAGCGCGCGGCCGCCCGGCTGCCCCTGTCGCAGCGGATGTCGCGGTCCATTCCCTCGCTCGACTCGGCGCTGGATTCGCTGGAGCAGCTGGTCCAGTTCAACGTGGACGAGGCACGTGAGGCGCGCGAGGCGTCCGCGGACCTCAACCGCATGGGCAACGTCGTGGGCCTCGTGCTCTGCGGGCTCCTGCTGGTGTCGCTGGCGGCGAGCACGCTGCTGCTGCGGAAGATCGCCTTGCAGCCGCTGAAGGACATCAGCCAGGCCATGCGCCGCTTCGGCGCGGGCCGCAAGCGCACGCGGGCTCCGGTGGCCGGGCCCACGGAGCTGCGGGACATGGCGCGCACGTTCAACGAGATGGCCAACGGGCTGACGCATCAGCAGGAACAGCAGCTCGCGTTCCTCGCGGGCGTGGCCCATGAGCTGCGCAATCCGCTGTCCGCGCTGAAGCTGTCCACGGCGCTGTCCGAGCGGAGCCGCGCGCCGCTCACGCCGGAGCGGATGGAGCGCACGCTCGCGCTGGTGAGGCGGCAGGTGGAGCGGCTGGACCGGATGGTGGGGGACCTGCTCGACGCCACCCGCATCGAGGCGGGCAAGCTGGAGCTTCGTCCCCAGGTGTGTGACGCGCGGGTGCTGGCGCGGGACGTGGTGGAGCTGTACCGCTCCAGCGACAGCGGGCACACGCTCCAGCTCGACGTCCCCGACGTGCCCGTGCCCGTGCGCGTGGACCCGGACCGGCTGGAGCAGGTGCTGACGAACCTGGTCAGCAACGCGCTGAAGTACTCGCCGTCCGGCAGCCGCGTGGACGTCATCGTGCGCCGCGAGGAGTCCCGCGTCTTCCTGTCGGTGAGGGACCAGGGCATCGGCCTCAGCGAGGACGAGAAGCGCCTGCTCTATGCGCCCTTCCAACGACTGGGCACGGCGAGCAGCAAGCGCGCGCCGGGCGTGGGGCTGGGGTTGAGCGTCGCTCGCCGCATCGTGGAGGCGCATGGCGGGGACATCGAGGTGGAGAGCACGCCGGGCGTGGGCTCCACCTTCAGCGTGCGTCTGGCGCTGGCGGCGACGATGGAGGTGGAGGGGCCTTCCGTGCTTCCGGACTCGCTGCATTAG
- a CDS encoding serine/threonine protein kinase has translation MDILPQPVRTLKFDGFWRWLQEHTQCILRCGSVDAMLYDHDDFHWLLMEEERQHIIQVLKGKALVGEMVMAGREVTEVTVAQDPDSGAQGHFLVELMGGPKEDPQVLYHFIMAHGIDPAPHKDLKH, from the coding sequence ATGGACATACTCCCCCAGCCGGTACGCACCCTGAAGTTCGACGGTTTCTGGCGCTGGCTCCAGGAACACACCCAATGCATCCTCCGCTGTGGCTCCGTCGACGCGATGCTGTACGACCACGACGACTTCCACTGGCTGCTGATGGAGGAGGAGCGCCAGCACATCATCCAGGTGCTCAAGGGCAAGGCGCTCGTGGGTGAGATGGTGATGGCGGGCCGCGAGGTCACCGAAGTCACGGTGGCGCAGGACCCGGACTCAGGCGCGCAGGGCCACTTCCTCGTGGAGCTGATGGGCGGGCCGAAGGAAGACCCGCAGGTGCTCTACCACTTCATCATGGCGCACGGCATCGACCCCGCGCCGCACAAAGACCTCAAGCACTGA